From the Colletotrichum lupini chromosome 10, complete sequence genome, one window contains:
- a CDS encoding pyridoxamine 5'-phosphate oxidase — translation MRPGFAYRFSRSLKMALHPPPESEKLIFAPAGSSQNTRADQFTLGRLSLPSLHPTSPTHQFNTWFTAAQQTRAVSHPETCTLSTASLPSGRVSARMVYLKELDAKGGFVVYTNLGTSRKAADLASNPHASLTFWWEALQRQVRVEGRAERLTREESQVYYDTRVRGSRIGAWASRQSQVLEPREGVRGEEGEKDDGRAQLEGWVKEVEERFEGQETIPVPEFWGGLRIVPERVEFWQGRDSRLHDRFVYDKVEGEEDKWTINRLSP, via the exons ATGAGGCCCGGCTTCGCTTACAGATTCTCGAGATCGCTCAAGATGGCTCTACACCCGCCTCCCGAGAGCGAGAAGCTCATTT TCGCACCCGCCGGCTCCTCCCAAAACACCCGCGCAGACCAATTCACCCTCGGCCGCCtctccctcccctccctGCACCCAACCTCGCCAACCCACCAGTTCAACACCTGGTTCACGGCAGCCCAACAAACCCGCGCCGTCTCCCACCCGGAGACCTGCACCCTCTCCACCGCCTCCCTGCCGTCCGGCCGCGTCTCCGCCCGCATGGTCTACCTCAAAGAACTCGACGCCAAGGGCGGCTTCGTGGTCTACACCAACCTCGGCACCTCCCGCAAAGCAGCCGACCTCGCCTCCAACCCGCACGCGAGCCTGACGTTCTGGTGGGAGGCGCTGCAGAGGCAGGTCAGAGTCGAGGGCAGGGCGGAGAGGCTGACGAGGGAGGAGAGCCAGGTGTACTACGACACGCGCGTGCGCGGGAGCCGGATCGGGGCGTGGGCTTCGCGGCAGAGTCAGGTGCTGGAGCCGCGGGAAGGGGTGAGAGGCGAGGAGGGGGAGAAGGACGATGGGAGGGCGCAGCTGGAGGGGTGGGTGAAGGAGGTGGAGGAGCGGTTCGAGGGCCAGGAGACGATTCCGGTGCCCGAGTTTTGGGGCGGGTTGAGGATCGTACCGGAGAGGGTTGAGTTTTGGCAGGGGAGGGATAGTCGGCTTCATGACCGGTTTGTGTATGACAAGGtggagggcgaggaggatAAGTGGACGATCAACAGGTTGAGCCCTTAG
- a CDS encoding calcineurin-like phosphoesterase, with the protein SRTNTRHPFHLDIASPRPRAPRPRPRNPSSNSTMSDLDKAIAQLRACRPIPEAQVRELCHKARELLIEEGNVVTVTAPVTICGDIHGQFHDLMELFRVGGDVPDTNYLFMGDFVDRGFYSLESFLLLLCLKVRYPDRMTLIRGNHESRQITTVYGFYDECLRKYGSANVWRYCCDVFDYLALGAIVLGASHTFNSTPGQDPISEDTEIEVCDQNGSTMSRFPRQRRPQRQPTNSPNGAPSSGGDKTGPPGSGASGSASGSIGNPAGAILCVHGGLSPLIDSVDKIRLLDRKQEVPHEGAMCDLLWSDPDEIDGWGLSPRGAGFLFGADIVRDFNHKNDLSLIARAHQLVMEGFKEMFDASIVTVWSAPNYCYRCGNVAAILELAEDDSGTGVFARSNGDRGRSDGNIRGTDDQVLLPGPARRYRVFQAAPQDSRGMPAKKPVADYFL; encoded by the exons AGTAGAACGAATACCCGCCATCCTTTCCACCTCGATATCGCGAGTCCTCGGCCTCGGGCGCCGCGACCCAGACCAAGGAACCCCTCCTCAAATTCCACAATGAGCGACCTCGATAA AGCTATCGCACAACTGCGCGCCTGTCGACCGATACCCGAAGCGCAAGTCCGAGAGCTATGCCACAAGGCGCGCGAGCTGCTCATTGAGGAAGGAAATGTTGTCACGGTTACAGCCCCCGTAACG ATATGTGGCGACATTCACGGCCAGTTTCACGACCTCATGGAGCTCTTCCGAGTAGGCGGCGATGTTCCCGATACCAACTACCTCTTCATGG GTGACTTTGTCGACCGCGGCTTCTACTCCCTCGAGTccttcctccttcttctctgcCTCAAAGTCCGCTACCCCGACCGCATGACCCTTATCAGGGGCAACCACGAATCCCGCCAAATTACTACCGTCTACGGCTTCTACGACGAGTGCCTTCGGAAATACGGCTCCGCCAACGTCTGGCGGTACTGCTGCGACGTGTTCGACTACCTCGCCCTCGGCGCCATCGTTCTCGGCGCATCACACACATTCAACTCCACTCCGGGACAAGACCCCATCAGCGAAGATACTGAGATTGAGGTCTGCGATCAGAACGGCTCAACAATGAGCCGCTTCCCCCGACAGAGACGACCACAAAGGCAACCTACGAATAGCCCCAACGGTGCCCCCTCGTCCGGCGGCGACAAGACAGGCCCGCCAGGAAGCGGCGCATCAGGAAGCGCATCAGGTTCCATAGGCAACCCCGCCGGAGCCATTCTGTGCGTTCATGGCGGGTTGTCCCCGCTTATAGACAGCGTAGATAAGATCCGGCTGTTGGACAGAAAGCAGGAAGTCCCCCACGAGGGCGCCATGTGCGATCTGCTCTGGTCCGACCCGGACGAGATCGACGGCTGGGGCCTGTCGCCGCGCGGTGCGGGCTTCCTCTTTGGCGCCGATATCGTCCGCGACTTCAACCACAAGAACGACCTCTCGCTCATTGCGCGCGCCCACCAGCTGGTCATGGAAGGGTTCAAGGAGATGTTCGACGCCAGCATCGTGACGGTGTGGTCGGCGCCCAACTACTGCTACCGCTGCGGCAACGTGGCGGCCATCCTCGAGCTGGCCGAGGACGATTCGGGCACGGGCGTCTTTGCGCGCAGCAACGGCGATCGGGGACGCAGCGACGGCAATATTCGGGGCACCGACGACCAGGTACTCCTCCCCGGGCCCGCGAGGAGGTACCGCGTGTTCCAGGCCGCGCCGCAGGATTCTAGGGGCATGCCTGCGAAGAAGCCCGTGGCGGACTACTTTTTGTAA